From Struthio camelus isolate bStrCam1 chromosome 7, bStrCam1.hap1, whole genome shotgun sequence, a single genomic window includes:
- the VDAC2 gene encoding voltage-dependent anion-selective channel protein 2 isoform X2 — protein MAIPPSYADLGKSARDIFNKGYGFGLVKLDVKTKSASGVEFTTSGSSNTDTGKVNGSLETKYKWAEYGLTFTEKWNTDNTLGTEIAIEDQIAKGLKLTFDTTFSPNTGKKSGKIKSAYKRECLNLGCDVDFDFAGPAIHGSAVFGYEGWLAGYQMTFDSAKSKLTRNNFSVGYKTGDFQLHTNVNDGSEFGGSIYQKVSDNLETAVNLAWTAGSNSTRFGIAAKYKLDSTASISAKVNNSSLVGVGYTQTLRPGVKLTLSALIDGKSINAGGHKLGLGLELEA, from the exons ATGGCGATTCCTCCATCATATGCAGACCTTGGCAAATCTGCCAGAGATATCTTCAATAAAGGATATG GTTTTGGGTTGGTGAAACTGGATGTGAAAACAAAATCTGCAAGTGGAGTG GAATTCACAACATCTGGTTCATCGAACACAGACACTGGAAAAGTGAATGGAAGCTTGGAGACCAAATACAAGTGGGCTGAGTACGGGCTGACTTTCACAGAAAAATGGAACACAGATAACACTCTGGGAACAGAAATTGCAATTGAAGATCAG ATTGCCAAAGGCTTGAAGTTGACATTTGATACAACTTTCTCACCAAATACAGG aaagaaaagcggTAAAATTAAGTCAGCCTATAAGCGTGAATGCTTAAACCTTGGTTGTGATGTTGACTTTGATTTTGCTGGGCCTGCAATCCACGGTTCAGCTGTCTTTGGTTATGAGGGCTGGCTTGCAGGATATCAGATGACTTTTGATAGTGCCAAATCAAAGTTGACAAGGAATAACTTCTCTGTGGGTTACAAGACCGGAGACTTCCAACTGCACACTAATGT CAATGATGGGTCAGAATTTGGTGGCTCAATTTACCAGAAAGTGAGTGACAATCTTGAAACTGCTGTAAACCTGGCTTGGACAGCAGGTAGCAACAGCACTCGTTTTGGCATTGCAGCTAAATACAAGTTGGATTCCACTGCTTCCATCTCT GCAAAAGTGAACAATTCTAGTCTAGTCGGAGTGGGTTACACCCAGACCCTGAGGCCAG GTGTGAAGCTTACACTGTCTGCCCTGATAGATGGGAAGAGCATCAATGCCGGCGGCCATAAACTTGGTCTTGGCCTGGAATTGGAGGCTTAA
- the VDAC2 gene encoding voltage-dependent anion-selective channel protein 2 isoform X1, with the protein MTISPACPPPRPPMAIPPSYADLGKSARDIFNKGYGFGLVKLDVKTKSASGVEFTTSGSSNTDTGKVNGSLETKYKWAEYGLTFTEKWNTDNTLGTEIAIEDQIAKGLKLTFDTTFSPNTGKKSGKIKSAYKRECLNLGCDVDFDFAGPAIHGSAVFGYEGWLAGYQMTFDSAKSKLTRNNFSVGYKTGDFQLHTNVNDGSEFGGSIYQKVSDNLETAVNLAWTAGSNSTRFGIAAKYKLDSTASISAKVNNSSLVGVGYTQTLRPGVKLTLSALIDGKSINAGGHKLGLGLELEA; encoded by the exons ATGACTATTTCTCCAGCATGTCCGCCTCCGAGAC CTCCAATGGCGATTCCTCCATCATATGCAGACCTTGGCAAATCTGCCAGAGATATCTTCAATAAAGGATATG GTTTTGGGTTGGTGAAACTGGATGTGAAAACAAAATCTGCAAGTGGAGTG GAATTCACAACATCTGGTTCATCGAACACAGACACTGGAAAAGTGAATGGAAGCTTGGAGACCAAATACAAGTGGGCTGAGTACGGGCTGACTTTCACAGAAAAATGGAACACAGATAACACTCTGGGAACAGAAATTGCAATTGAAGATCAG ATTGCCAAAGGCTTGAAGTTGACATTTGATACAACTTTCTCACCAAATACAGG aaagaaaagcggTAAAATTAAGTCAGCCTATAAGCGTGAATGCTTAAACCTTGGTTGTGATGTTGACTTTGATTTTGCTGGGCCTGCAATCCACGGTTCAGCTGTCTTTGGTTATGAGGGCTGGCTTGCAGGATATCAGATGACTTTTGATAGTGCCAAATCAAAGTTGACAAGGAATAACTTCTCTGTGGGTTACAAGACCGGAGACTTCCAACTGCACACTAATGT CAATGATGGGTCAGAATTTGGTGGCTCAATTTACCAGAAAGTGAGTGACAATCTTGAAACTGCTGTAAACCTGGCTTGGACAGCAGGTAGCAACAGCACTCGTTTTGGCATTGCAGCTAAATACAAGTTGGATTCCACTGCTTCCATCTCT GCAAAAGTGAACAATTCTAGTCTAGTCGGAGTGGGTTACACCCAGACCCTGAGGCCAG GTGTGAAGCTTACACTGTCTGCCCTGATAGATGGGAAGAGCATCAATGCCGGCGGCCATAAACTTGGTCTTGGCCTGGAATTGGAGGCTTAA